Sequence from the Seonamhaeicola sp. ML3 genome:
GCTGGATATATAGATGTAGATTGGTTTACTTACGATTACGATGGTCCAAAAGCTGCAAAATAGTTTATTAGAATATTGAAAATAATAATTAAGTTAAGACAAATGAGATTACTAAGTATAGTATTTATTTTAACCCTGTTTGGGTGTAATTCAAAACAACAAGACGATGCTAAAGTTGTTAAAAAACCTAACGTGCTATTCATTTTGGTAGATGATTTAGGATATCATGATTTGGGAGTTACAGGAAGTACTTTTTATGAAACACCTCATGTAGATAACCTAGCAAATGAAAGCGTGATGTTCACTAACGGTTACGCTGCCAGTCGTGTGTGTAGTCCATCTAGAGCTAGTATTATGACTGGAAAGTTCACCGCACGTCATGGTATAACAGATTGGATAGGGGCAAAGGCTGGAGAAGATTGGCGTAAAAGAAATAGGCATGATAAAATGTTGCCAGCAAATTATGTTATGCAGTTACCAAAACAAGATATCACCATTGCAGAAGCTTTTAAAGAGCATGGTTACAAAACTTTTTTTGCAGGGAAATGGCATTTAGGAGATAAAGGATCTTATCCTGAAGACCATGGTTTTGATATCAATAAAGGTGGATTTCATCGCGGCGGTCCTGCTGGAGGTTTCTTTGCACCTTGGAGCAACCCTAAGTTAAAGAACAAACAAAAAGGAGAAAACCTTACCATGCGCTTGGCAAATGAAACGGCCGATTTTATAAGCAAACACAAAGACTCTACATTTTTTGCGTTTCTGTCTTTTTATGCTGTACATGCTCCTATACAAACTACACAAGGTAAATGGGCGAAGTACAGAAAAAAAGCAGACAGCATGGGAATTGCTGAATCCGGTTATGAGATGGAGCGCGTATTACCATTTAGAAGGGTTCAGGATAATCCGGTTTACGGTGGACTAGTAGAATCCATGGATGATGCGGTTGGCGTAGTATTAAAAGCTCTAAAGGACAATGGGGTAGATGATAATACTATTGTCGTGTTTACTTCCGATAACGGAGGTGTAGCCTCCGGAGATCATTATGCTACCAGTAATTTACCTTTACGAGGTGGTAAAGGATACCAATGGGAAGGTGGTATAAAAGAACCTTTTTTCATTAAAGTACCTTGGTTGAAAAGTATAAAGTCTTCAGAAGTACCTGTGGTAAGTACCGATTTTTATCCTACGCTTTTAGATTTGGCAGATTTACCTTTGAAACAAGAGCAACATGTAGATGGTGTGAGCCTTAAACCTTTATTGGAAGGAAATCAAACCAATATAGATAGACCTTTATTTTGGCACTATCCGCATTATGGAAATCAAGGTGGTGAGCCATCATCTATAATACAAAAAGATGGCTTTAAACTTATTCATTATTGGGAAGATGGACGCGAAGAATTGTTTAAACTACCTTCTGAAGAAAAGGATACTCAGAATGTAATTGAACAACACCCTGAGATTGCCAAAAATTTAAGTAATGAACTAAGTGCTTGGTTAAAAGAAGTCAATGCCGAATATCCGCTAACTGATCCAGAATTTGATCAAGATAAACGCCAACAACATTTACAGAACATGGTGAACAAGAAGTGGCCAAATTTGGAGAAACAAAGAAAAGAAGTGCTATCTCAAGATTTTAAACCTAATGAGGATTGGTGGGGAAGTCAGGTTTACAAAGATTAAAGATTGTTACAAATTTAAGATTGATTGTATTGTATAAATAAAAAAAAGGAGATGAAATTTTATCATCTCCTTCTCAAAAAAACTAAAACAAAACTAATTAACTACTACTTTTATTTTAATACTCTTAGTATCCTGGATTCTGTGGCTGTAAATTTGGACTAACTTCTAGCTCTCTAATAGGAATTGGGTAAAGCAATTCATCAGCTGTTATGATATAAGACTCTGGTTCAATACCAACAATATCTGATGATGGCATCGTTGGATTAGCAAGTTCTTCTTCACCATGGGCAGTCATAACCTCAACAGCTTTTCCAGTTCTAACCAAATCAAACCAACGGTGATTTTCAAATGCAAGTTCAACTCTACGTTCTTGTGCAACAGCATCTCTAAAAGCAGATTGGTTAGGTAAATCAGTAGGCGTTAATGCTGGTAAACCAGCACGGGTTCTTACCATATTTAGTAAGTTAAAAGGTGTTCCAGTTTGGTAACTTTGTTCATTCATAGCTTCTGCTTGCATAAGTAAAGCATCAGCATATCTGTAAATAGGCCAGTTATCTGGGGTTCTGGCGAACTCAGGGTCAGTGTC
This genomic interval carries:
- a CDS encoding sulfatase: MRLLSIVFILTLFGCNSKQQDDAKVVKKPNVLFILVDDLGYHDLGVTGSTFYETPHVDNLANESVMFTNGYAASRVCSPSRASIMTGKFTARHGITDWIGAKAGEDWRKRNRHDKMLPANYVMQLPKQDITIAEAFKEHGYKTFFAGKWHLGDKGSYPEDHGFDINKGGFHRGGPAGGFFAPWSNPKLKNKQKGENLTMRLANETADFISKHKDSTFFAFLSFYAVHAPIQTTQGKWAKYRKKADSMGIAESGYEMERVLPFRRVQDNPVYGGLVESMDDAVGVVLKALKDNGVDDNTIVVFTSDNGGVASGDHYATSNLPLRGGKGYQWEGGIKEPFFIKVPWLKSIKSSEVPVVSTDFYPTLLDLADLPLKQEQHVDGVSLKPLLEGNQTNIDRPLFWHYPHYGNQGGEPSSIIQKDGFKLIHYWEDGREELFKLPSEEKDTQNVIEQHPEIAKNLSNELSAWLKEVNAEYPLTDPEFDQDKRQQHLQNMVNKKWPNLEKQRKEVLSQDFKPNEDWWGSQVYKD